The following proteins are co-located in the Macadamia integrifolia cultivar HAES 741 chromosome 3, SCU_Mint_v3, whole genome shotgun sequence genome:
- the LOC122073368 gene encoding magnesium transporter MRS2-F-like, producing the protein MRARKSSSDEELNHTTIFPPQTRRKGIGIRKWLVLSESGQSHLEDIGKHSIMKRTGLPARDLRVLDPIISYPFSIFGRERAIVINLEHIKAIITATEVFVLNSKDPAVVPFVQDLQNRVMCSNVAAQRATEGFDNDMEVTEKESQESPSFHAHHGSEKPANLDISQLPHLSKDNSMPKMKMKGSSPMTAVDVAGAEGTMMLPFEFRALEACLESACRCLDYDTSTLEQEAYPALDELTSKISTLTLERVRQIKSRLVAISGRVQKVRDELEHLLDDDNDMAEMYLTEKLVSQSLDQISLSGELDNDSINLHDEREEETKTDGGESLTTIKPNIEELEMLLEAYFIQIDGILNELSMLREYVDDTEDYVNIMLDDKQNQLLQMGVVLTTANLVINAGIVVVGLFGMNIHISLFDGVPGQFWGTALGTMGGVVAIFYIAVGWSKTKGLLA; encoded by the exons ATGAGGGCAAGAAAATCCTCGTCCGATGAAGAATTAAACCATACAACAATCTTTCCACCGCAAACAAGACGGAAGGGCATCGGAATTAGGAAATGGCTCGTTCTATCGGAATCAGGTCAATCGCATCTTGAAGACATTGGAAAGCATTCAATCATGAAAAGGACAGGGCTCCCTGCGCGTGATCTTAGGGTTCTTGATCCCATAATTTCTTATCCCTTTTCGATTTTTGGAAGGGAGAGAGCAATTGTTATCAATTTGGAGCACATCAAGGCAATAATCACTGCAACTGAGGTTTTCGTGCTTAATTCCAAGGATCCAGCTGTTGTCCCATTTGTTCAAGATCTTCAGAACCGTGTTATGTGTTCCAATGTGGCTGCCCAGAGG GCAACTGAAGGATTTGATAATGACATGGAGGTAACAGAGAAGGAATCACAGGAGTCACCCTCATTTCATGCTCACCATGGATCAGAAAAACCTGCAAACCTGGACATTTCTCAGCTGCCTCACCTTTCAAAGGATAACTCTAtgccaaaaatgaaaatgaagggCAGTAGCCCTATGACTGCAGTAGATGTGGCGGGAGCCGAAGGAACCATGATGCTGCCGTTTGAGTTCAGAGCACTTGAAGCTTGTCTAGAATCTGCTTGCAGATGTCTTGATTATGAT ACTTCCACATTGGAGCAAGAAGCATATCCAGCTTTGGATGAACTTACCTCCAAAATTAGCACGCTCACTCTAGAACGTGTCAGGCAAATAAAGAGTCGTCTAGTAGCAATATCTGGTCGTGTGCAAAAG GTGAGAGATGAACTTGAACATCTActggatgatgacaatgatatGGCCGAGATGTATTTGACAGAAAAACTTGTTAGTCAGTCATTGGATCAGATCTCCTTGAGTGGTGAATTAGACAATGATTCAATTAACTTACATGATGAAAG GGAGGAAGAAACAAAGACCGACGGTGGAGAAAGCTTGACCACCATTAAGCCTAATATCGAGGAATTGGAGATGCTATTAGAAGCTTACTTCATTCAGATAGATGGCATATTAAACGAACTTTCCATG TTGAGGGAGTATGTGGATGACACTGAGGACTATGTCAACATTATGTTGGATGACAAACAGAATCAACTGCTGCAGATGGGAGTGGTGCTTACTACTGCAAACTTAGTTATCAATGCAGGGATTGTTGTTGTGGGTTTGTTTGGAATGAACATTCATATTTCCCTCTTTGATGGGGTCCCTGGGCAATTCTGGGGGACTGCCCTTGGAACCATGGGAGGTGTTGTGGCTATATTTTATATTGCTGTAGGTTGGAGTAAAACCAAAGGACTTCTTGCATGA